One genomic segment of Candidatus Methanosuratincola sp. includes these proteins:
- a CDS encoding proton-conducting transporter membrane subunit, producing MEIQSSPALLYLVAALLVFSPAALALERLGRRAPAAFSVASLLSACCAAALSGVLNGSFSLLAEVPLLGRISFFSDGLSSSMLLALLAVAGLVAASSVRTASGGEQRGFYPLFLLYVAGLAGLFVSAHLLLLFAFLELTLIASWLMLGWWGGTGRGRASIKYFIYTELGALLFLAGILLLWGSIGTFDVLAVRDRGALPPGAMLAAAFIIAGVFVKSAVVPAHGWLPDAYSESPPKLASVMSFSTVAVGAYLLLRVFGSYIPGVLEDQGVSWALAAFGLLNISYGGIAAIRAKDLRRVLSYSSISQTGYVLLGVASASQIGFLGVLIWAVAHGFSKPALFLISGSYRDLFGTDSLEYLGGLAGKMPLTSSSLLLSFLSLAGIPPTLGFWGEFFILFGFASSLLSAGFDPFGLGILVIAAVFTVVSAAYGLWTVRQTLYGVPGPVAQGARDNPSAVLPLLATVLVLIALGLMPFLLTGAFWIFPG from the coding sequence ATGGAGATCCAAAGTAGCCCCGCCCTCCTCTACCTCGTCGCCGCGCTCCTAGTTTTTTCGCCAGCTGCCCTCGCACTGGAGAGGCTTGGAAGGCGCGCACCCGCGGCATTCTCGGTGGCTTCGCTCCTCTCTGCGTGCTGCGCAGCCGCACTCTCGGGCGTCCTGAACGGATCATTCTCCTTGCTGGCGGAAGTCCCCCTCCTGGGAAGGATCTCGTTCTTCTCGGACGGCCTCTCCTCGTCGATGCTCCTCGCCCTCCTCGCTGTGGCAGGGCTGGTGGCAGCCTCCTCAGTAAGGACTGCAAGTGGGGGGGAGCAGCGGGGCTTTTATCCCCTCTTCCTGCTCTACGTGGCTGGGCTGGCCGGCCTGTTCGTCTCGGCCCACCTCCTGCTGCTCTTCGCCTTCCTCGAGCTGACCCTCATCGCCTCCTGGCTGATGCTTGGATGGTGGGGCGGGACTGGCCGGGGGAGGGCATCCATAAAGTACTTCATCTACACCGAGCTCGGGGCACTCCTCTTCCTAGCTGGTATCCTGCTCCTCTGGGGGTCCATAGGGACGTTTGACGTCTTGGCGGTCCGCGACAGAGGCGCCCTGCCCCCAGGCGCGATGCTGGCAGCCGCGTTCATTATCGCCGGCGTTTTCGTCAAGAGCGCGGTGGTTCCTGCTCACGGCTGGCTCCCGGACGCCTACTCCGAGTCCCCGCCGAAGCTAGCCTCTGTAATGTCCTTCTCAACCGTGGCGGTGGGCGCCTACCTCCTCCTCAGGGTCTTTGGTTCTTACATTCCGGGAGTGCTGGAGGACCAGGGCGTCTCGTGGGCTCTTGCTGCATTCGGTCTCCTCAACATCTCCTACGGCGGGATCGCCGCGATAAGGGCGAAGGACCTCCGCAGAGTCCTCTCCTATTCGAGCATAAGCCAGACCGGGTACGTCCTCCTTGGCGTGGCGTCGGCGAGCCAGATAGGTTTCCTCGGCGTCCTGATATGGGCGGTTGCGCACGGCTTCAGCAAGCCAGCACTCTTCCTCATCTCCGGGAGTTACCGGGACCTCTTTGGCACCGACTCGCTCGAATACCTTGGGGGCCTTGCCGGGAAGATGCCGCTGACATCCTCGTCGCTCCTGCTCTCCTTCCTTAGCCTCGCGGGAATCCCACCGACGCTAGGTTTTTGGGGCGAGTTCTTCATACTCTTCGGCTTCGCCTCTTCCCTGCTCTCAGCCGGGTTCGACCCGTTCGGGCTGGGGATCCTTGTCATTGCAGCAGTCTTCACGGTGGTCTCCGCCGCCTACGGTCTATGGACCGTGAGGCAAACGCTGTACGGCGTGCCTGGTCCGGTCGCCCAGGGCGCCCGCGACAACCCATCAGCCGTGCTGCCGCTTCTGGCGACGGTCCTTGTGCTGATCGCCCTCGGACTGATGCCCTTCCTGCTCACCGGGGCTTTTTGGATCTTCCCAGGGTGA
- a CDS encoding MgtC/SapB family protein, whose product MEIFSTVIKVVVTFVLALIFGIERQRTFKPAGFGIYVFVAMAACGLSIVSLERAGEGAVSILAAVVTATGFLGAGALIKTANKVFGFTTAASIWFFACFGVVMALGEYVVAGTLYALVLSSLALDRFLDRKGIGTQEKVTIYTSEIVDQSEVEGEISACAKNFRFEGIEEDKESGRMALTYTVFGRKDCIPALASRLRSKKWFNALKGE is encoded by the coding sequence ATGGAAATTTTCAGCACTGTAATCAAGGTGGTAGTGACTTTCGTCCTCGCACTGATCTTCGGCATCGAACGACAGCGTACGTTCAAGCCCGCTGGTTTCGGGATATACGTCTTCGTTGCGATGGCAGCGTGTGGGCTCTCGATAGTCTCGTTGGAGAGAGCGGGGGAGGGGGCGGTCTCGATCCTTGCTGCCGTGGTGACCGCCACGGGCTTCCTCGGGGCAGGCGCGCTGATAAAGACTGCGAACAAGGTCTTCGGTTTCACTACGGCCGCGAGCATATGGTTCTTCGCCTGCTTCGGCGTGGTCATGGCGCTCGGCGAGTACGTGGTTGCCGGAACTCTCTACGCGCTGGTGCTGTCCTCGCTTGCTCTGGACAGGTTCCTGGACAGGAAAGGGATCGGGACGCAGGAGAAGGTGACGATCTACACCAGCGAAATAGTCGACCAGAGCGAGGTGGAGGGTGAGATATCTGCTTGCGCCAAGAACTTCAGGTTCGAGGGGATCGAGGAGGACAAGGAGTCTGGCAGGATGGCGCTGACCTACACGGTCTTCGGCAGGAAGGACTGCATACCCGCCTTGGCCAGCAGACTGAGAAGCAAGAAATGGTTCAACGCGCTCAAGGGGGAGTGA
- a CDS encoding DMT family transporter produces the protein MKKGSIYLLVTVFFWGTSFIFVKIALDEVPPVTLALLRFAVAVPVLFLLMRNSESNHTEEGRKMEWGPLLFLGLTGVTMYHLFQNVGMGFTSASESSVIIASNPVFIALFSRILLDERLSRERVAGIIIAFSGVVFVLLRDGVAFSNSSFLGNVICLGAVFSWVAYSLYTKKRLLKSSAMEITAYSSLFGMTFLAPVAFAAEGLVVPSLPPSWLSILMLGVFSSALGYLLWNKALSETTASEAGSYLFLIPVIASVSAFIFLGERLDALFLVGSALIISGLILSTK, from the coding sequence TTGAAGAAGGGCTCCATATACCTGCTCGTCACAGTCTTCTTCTGGGGAACTTCCTTCATATTTGTTAAGATCGCTCTTGACGAGGTCCCTCCCGTGACCCTCGCCCTCCTGAGGTTCGCTGTAGCCGTCCCCGTACTCTTCCTTCTGATGCGCAACTCAGAGTCAAACCACACCGAAGAAGGCAGGAAGATGGAGTGGGGGCCACTGCTCTTCCTGGGGCTAACCGGCGTGACGATGTACCACCTCTTCCAGAACGTCGGGATGGGCTTTACGAGCGCCTCGGAGTCGAGCGTGATAATCGCCTCAAACCCGGTCTTCATTGCACTCTTCAGCAGGATCCTCCTTGACGAGCGCCTGTCGAGGGAAAGGGTTGCGGGCATAATCATTGCGTTCTCCGGGGTGGTATTCGTGTTGCTCAGGGACGGGGTCGCTTTCTCGAACAGCTCTTTCCTCGGAAACGTGATCTGCCTAGGCGCAGTCTTCTCCTGGGTTGCATACTCGCTCTACACTAAGAAGAGGCTCCTGAAGAGCAGCGCAATGGAGATTACGGCGTACTCGTCGCTCTTCGGGATGACCTTCCTTGCGCCCGTTGCCTTCGCTGCCGAGGGGTTGGTTGTTCCGTCCCTCCCTCCCTCTTGGCTCTCGATATTGATGCTCGGCGTCTTCTCCTCAGCGTTGGGGTACCTCCTCTGGAACAAGGCACTGTCTGAGACAACTGCCTCTGAGGCGGGTTCCTATCTCTTCCTCATCCCCGTGATAGCGTCCGTGTCCGCCTTCATTTTCCTCGGTGAACGCCTCGACGCCCTCTTTTTAGTAGGTTCCGCCTTGATCATATCTGGACTAATCCTGTCGACCAAGTAG
- a CDS encoding chemotaxis response regulator protein-glutamate methylesterase, whose amino-acid sequence MATRVLIADDSSLMRRLIGDFLTGEGFVVNAAKDGREAVELARAQRPDVAILDVRMPVMDGISALRELVSMGVPTIMFSSLTAEDSKVTMEALEIGAFDFMLKPGGMVTLSIDEVKSDLLRKVRAAAISKHIILPRTAVRFKPAKRKSGKPATAAIVVASSTGGPSMVKALVESLRSEIDAAVLIVQHMPPVFTKSFAERLSETSKIPVKEAEDGETIEEGTAYLAPGDYHMEVTNTPIPRVSLNQGPKVNFVRPAADPLFISASRRFGKRTIAVVLSGMGSDGAKGALAVKSSGGYVIAQDEQTSIVYGMPKAVVDCGAADEVLPIGKMGQRVMDLVLKLF is encoded by the coding sequence ATGGCAACTAGAGTCCTCATCGCAGACGACTCTTCCCTGATGCGCCGTCTGATAGGCGATTTCCTGACCGGCGAAGGCTTCGTCGTGAATGCGGCGAAGGACGGCAGAGAAGCGGTTGAGCTAGCGAGAGCCCAGCGCCCAGACGTGGCGATTCTTGACGTAAGGATGCCAGTAATGGACGGGATCTCTGCGCTCAGAGAGTTAGTCTCTATGGGTGTACCAACAATAATGTTCAGTTCGCTGACAGCCGAGGACTCGAAGGTGACAATGGAAGCGCTGGAGATCGGCGCATTTGACTTCATGTTAAAGCCAGGCGGAATGGTCACGCTTAGCATAGATGAGGTTAAGTCAGATCTCCTGAGGAAGGTAAGGGCAGCAGCAATATCAAAACACATAATCTTGCCCCGAACCGCGGTAAGATTCAAGCCAGCAAAAAGAAAGTCCGGAAAACCAGCCACGGCGGCAATCGTGGTGGCTTCGTCTACAGGTGGACCGTCCATGGTCAAGGCATTAGTCGAGTCGCTCAGATCTGAGATCGACGCGGCAGTACTTATCGTTCAGCACATGCCTCCAGTATTCACCAAGTCGTTTGCCGAACGCCTGTCGGAAACATCAAAGATCCCTGTCAAGGAGGCAGAGGATGGTGAAACAATAGAGGAAGGAACAGCATACCTAGCACCAGGAGACTACCACATGGAAGTCACCAATACGCCCATCCCAAGGGTATCGCTGAATCAGGGCCCTAAGGTAAATTTCGTTAGACCTGCTGCAGACCCCCTCTTTATCTCTGCATCAAGGAGGTTCGGTAAGAGGACGATCGCCGTGGTACTGAGCGGGATGGGATCTGACGGTGCCAAGGGCGCATTAGCGGTAAAATCATCAGGCGGGTACGTAATAGCTCAGGATGAACAGACCAGCATAGTCTATGGGATGCCTAAAGCAGTGGTCGATTGCGGTGCAGCCGACGAAGTATTGCCGATCGGGAAGATGGGTCAGAGGGTCATGGATCTTGTATTAAAACTCTTCTAG
- a CDS encoding MarR family transcriptional regulator, protein MSVAVLAQGLEQLRSVDRMIDLSKSTLQLDIMLAINNRGEASPAEIASAIGQRRKAVTDALRKLRNKGLVELTNEGSRTSTYILTEDGKNTISTLYRFVAGEKLSNPAGAARVEPQRHQPARAALNNESGDPKSQIGTQLPLAVVLSRVLFALGMSKGNCLSLKSLSDVMGLSQQRTESYLEAFMNWEPKLFRRYMDETAWAKVLRRLGLKGGAKHLEPVYALTQEGMQHFYRLPSYMRLKRSFAYRVLRRITNTPDPRGIFRRIMFFLVFSQAISLLGFISFLNPLITSFWLLLGALIGVFALVNGLICRLSDLM, encoded by the coding sequence ATGTCAGTCGCTGTCCTAGCCCAAGGATTAGAGCAGTTGAGGTCTGTCGATCGGATGATAGACCTCTCAAAGAGCACCCTTCAACTGGACATAATGCTTGCTATAAACAACAGGGGAGAAGCATCGCCAGCAGAAATAGCCTCAGCCATCGGACAGAGGAGAAAGGCAGTCACTGACGCACTGAGGAAGCTGAGGAACAAGGGTCTGGTCGAGTTAACGAACGAGGGTAGCAGGACATCGACTTACATCCTCACAGAGGACGGAAAGAATACAATCTCAACGCTTTACCGCTTCGTCGCCGGCGAGAAGCTCAGTAATCCTGCGGGTGCAGCCAGAGTGGAACCGCAGAGACACCAGCCGGCAAGGGCTGCTTTGAACAACGAAAGCGGCGATCCGAAAAGCCAGATCGGAACGCAGTTGCCGCTAGCAGTGGTTCTCTCGAGGGTCCTATTCGCGTTGGGTATGTCTAAGGGAAATTGCCTCTCGCTTAAGTCACTCTCGGATGTGATGGGACTGAGCCAGCAACGCACCGAGAGTTATCTCGAGGCGTTTATGAACTGGGAGCCGAAGCTCTTCAGGAGGTATATGGATGAAACTGCATGGGCCAAGGTACTGAGAAGGCTCGGGCTGAAGGGGGGCGCTAAGCACCTCGAGCCGGTTTATGCCCTTACGCAGGAGGGCATGCAGCATTTCTACAGGCTACCCTCCTATATGCGCCTGAAGAGGTCGTTCGCCTACCGTGTACTGAGAAGGATCACAAACACGCCTGACCCCCGCGGGATCTTCCGCCGTATCATGTTCTTTCTTGTTTTCAGCCAGGCCATCTCACTCTTAGGATTCATTTCTTTCTTGAATCCATTGATTACTTCTTTCTGGCTTCTGCTTGGCGCATTGATCGGCGTGTTTGCTCTGGTCAACGGACTCATCTGCAGGCTCTCGGATCTTATGTGA
- a CDS encoding MinD/ParA family protein — translation MTVTCVVHSYRGGTGKSTTTANLSVLLAALGKKVATIDMDITSPGLHVIYNVSSQSMKYTLNDYIYNRCSFEEVVLDLTSHLKLPRGAVYFLGSSMKPEEIVKVIREGYNEKFFRHVAEKLYQQHNVDYVIFDTHPGLNEDTLLAIMSSDISLLLMRMDKQDVTGTYITSQILKKFGRISYVIMNMIPPNLADSPDLTSEVSKIIEASVIGVLPFYEEVLSHRSRGVFCLHHPQHPYSSQLLKISRRLLELTATETQTIDLMKSK, via the coding sequence ATGACTGTAACGTGTGTGGTCCACTCTTACAGGGGCGGCACTGGTAAAAGCACCACCACCGCAAACCTCTCGGTGCTGCTTGCTGCCCTTGGAAAGAAGGTTGCCACTATAGATATGGACATAACCTCTCCGGGACTCCATGTGATATATAACGTCTCATCCCAGAGCATGAAATACACTCTCAACGACTACATATACAACAGGTGCTCCTTTGAGGAGGTCGTCCTTGATCTGACATCTCACCTTAAGCTTCCGCGAGGTGCCGTCTATTTCTTAGGATCCAGCATGAAGCCAGAGGAGATAGTGAAGGTGATAAGGGAGGGGTACAACGAAAAGTTCTTCAGACATGTAGCCGAGAAGCTCTACCAGCAGCACAATGTTGATTACGTGATCTTCGACACACATCCCGGCCTTAACGAGGATACTTTGTTGGCAATAATGTCAAGCGACATCAGCCTCCTCCTTATGAGGATGGACAAGCAGGACGTAACCGGTACCTACATAACCAGCCAGATCCTGAAGAAATTCGGCAGGATCAGCTATGTTATAATGAACATGATCCCGCCGAACTTGGCAGACTCCCCCGATCTGACCTCCGAGGTCTCCAAGATCATAGAGGCGTCCGTTATAGGCGTACTCCCCTTCTACGAGGAGGTGCTATCGCACCGTTCCAGAGGCGTCTTCTGCCTCCATCACCCGCAGCACCCGTACTCGTCTCAACTCCTGAAGATATCCAGGAGGTTGCTCGAGCTGACCGCCACTGAGACTCAGACAATAGATTTGATGAAAAGTAAATGA
- a CDS encoding chemotaxis protein CheA yields the protein MPDDERYYREVYIGETKEHISELNRIFLHLEKNPEDREAIEEALRIMHTIKGDSAILGLEKISNTAHRAEDVLVAVRDKKTALSTVLIDSLIRSVDEIEEALRSFEAESKIGKGIGVAFKELESAIEKIDANVSGALNKIDNVPKASDVKKGSLSQPEFGSSSRSSGTFRIRITNNFEALLKPMRAFIILKELAECGDLIETDPPNASLADGNYGETIYATVSTSDLGTMIEALKKIPGVVSVEAERVEGSMACEAKISAGEKLIEIDRLVSCVEIESKEQVSAKMNIDLKGRHRMEEIKVSVSSLDRLFNLAGELVLAKSRLGNIVKLHEDDEIKDIQRMIDSIVSDLQNEVMGLRLIPIGQVFGIFPRTVRDMAKELGKEIDLIIEGGETAVDRKIVEEIVDPIVHIIRNCVDHGIEIPEERIKEGKNAVGTIRIRASRDSSHFILDIEDDGRGIDPKFVKETAVSRGLISRKKAESITDEEAIYLIFTPGFSTKKAVTSLSGRGMGMSAVKSKIEAMGGSILLSSCVGSGTKVSIRLPASMVTMKIIVVGVKGQPFAIPVAEIVEIVEVGADQIRFIQGAPCINLRGDIIRLHRLAWLLGIEEGICKSYFAVIIRRGDGKSFGLLVSEVRDEDEVAMKPLPKLLRGIKGFLGATILGDGKPTFIIDVMSIV from the coding sequence TTGCCCGATGATGAGAGATATTACAGGGAAGTTTACATCGGGGAGACAAAGGAGCACATAAGCGAACTCAACAGGATCTTCCTTCACCTTGAGAAGAACCCTGAGGATCGCGAGGCTATAGAAGAGGCATTAAGGATAATGCATACCATAAAAGGCGACTCCGCGATTCTTGGTTTGGAAAAGATATCCAACACTGCGCACAGAGCCGAAGACGTGCTAGTGGCCGTCAGGGACAAGAAGACTGCCCTCTCAACCGTTTTGATAGACTCACTAATACGGTCGGTCGACGAGATCGAGGAAGCCCTCAGGTCATTTGAGGCTGAGTCAAAGATTGGAAAAGGGATAGGGGTGGCCTTTAAGGAGCTTGAGAGCGCGATTGAGAAAATAGATGCCAATGTCAGTGGAGCTCTCAACAAGATTGATAACGTTCCCAAGGCATCGGATGTAAAGAAGGGTTCTCTGTCGCAGCCAGAATTTGGATCATCCTCTAGAAGCAGCGGTACATTCAGGATCAGGATAACAAACAATTTTGAAGCTCTTCTCAAACCAATGAGAGCATTCATAATACTAAAGGAGCTGGCTGAGTGCGGTGACCTTATCGAGACCGACCCACCAAACGCGAGTTTAGCAGACGGTAACTACGGCGAGACAATCTATGCAACAGTTTCCACAAGCGACTTGGGCACGATGATCGAGGCATTAAAGAAGATACCTGGGGTTGTGTCTGTCGAGGCCGAGAGAGTAGAAGGAAGTATGGCCTGTGAAGCGAAGATCTCAGCTGGAGAAAAGCTGATCGAGATAGACAGACTCGTCTCCTGCGTCGAGATTGAGAGCAAGGAGCAGGTTTCCGCTAAGATGAACATAGATCTCAAGGGAAGGCACAGGATGGAGGAGATTAAGGTTAGTGTTTCCAGCCTCGACCGGTTGTTCAACCTGGCCGGTGAGCTTGTTCTAGCGAAGTCCCGACTCGGCAACATTGTTAAGCTGCACGAGGACGACGAGATCAAGGACATTCAGAGAATGATTGATAGCATAGTCTCCGACCTCCAGAATGAGGTTATGGGGCTTAGACTTATACCGATAGGTCAGGTCTTCGGCATCTTCCCTAGAACCGTGAGGGACATGGCCAAAGAATTGGGAAAGGAGATCGATCTCATTATAGAGGGTGGGGAGACTGCCGTGGATCGGAAGATCGTCGAGGAGATAGTCGACCCGATAGTTCACATAATCAGGAACTGCGTCGACCACGGGATAGAGATACCCGAAGAGCGAATTAAAGAAGGCAAGAATGCTGTAGGGACCATCCGCATCAGAGCATCAAGAGACTCTTCACACTTTATCCTCGACATAGAGGACGATGGCAGGGGCATCGATCCGAAGTTCGTTAAGGAAACCGCTGTTTCAAGAGGGCTCATATCCCGTAAGAAGGCAGAGAGCATTACCGATGAGGAAGCTATCTATCTGATATTCACTCCAGGTTTCTCTACAAAGAAGGCCGTGACAAGCCTTTCCGGCAGGGGGATGGGCATGAGCGCAGTGAAGAGCAAGATCGAGGCGATGGGTGGCTCAATCCTGTTGAGTTCCTGCGTCGGTTCCGGCACGAAGGTTAGCATCAGACTCCCTGCATCTATGGTAACAATGAAGATCATAGTGGTGGGAGTAAAAGGACAGCCTTTCGCAATTCCTGTGGCCGAGATTGTGGAGATCGTGGAGGTTGGAGCCGATCAGATCAGATTTATCCAGGGGGCGCCCTGCATAAACCTGAGGGGAGATATTATTAGGCTACACAGGCTCGCCTGGCTACTCGGGATTGAGGAAGGCATCTGCAAGAGCTACTTCGCAGTGATAATCAGGAGGGGCGATGGAAAAAGTTTCGGGCTGCTCGTCTCTGAGGTAAGGGACGAGGACGAGGTCGCCATGAAGCCATTGCCCAAGCTTCTCAGGGGGATCAAGGGGTTCCTCGGTGCGACAATACTTGGAGACGGTAAGCCCACCTTCATAATCGATGTGATGTCCATTGTCTGA
- a CDS encoding methyl-accepting chemotaxis protein produces the protein MNETPQQTFSEKTPELQADASLLEKIRNQELTISSSMQQIAQSVQQISKSAQTTSVAIQNILGQIQKAETVIEGVIKSREEATANASQGKQLAEETMSKAKKSLDTLMEIRSVLEALSPSLNYLDEASKKIGDVIETIKDIADQTSLLALNAAIEAARAGDAGRGFAVVAGEIRKLAEETRKSVDATQQIIKKVQEASSKTLDGVKDLSSKINAGSDVMKQGSESLKMLSEFTVSQSEGITKRAGAVQSAMDIVRSLQGSISEVAAAAEENASASEEITSAIEEVNASLEENTSLIEDYIKNAKGEERK, from the coding sequence ATGAACGAAACCCCGCAGCAGACTTTTTCTGAGAAAACGCCAGAATTACAGGCTGACGCATCATTGCTCGAGAAGATAAGAAATCAGGAATTGACCATTTCGTCATCAATGCAACAGATCGCCCAGTCTGTCCAGCAGATATCAAAGAGTGCACAGACCACATCTGTGGCCATACAGAACATCTTAGGCCAGATCCAAAAAGCAGAGACTGTTATAGAAGGGGTCATAAAATCAAGGGAAGAGGCTACGGCAAACGCCAGCCAAGGCAAACAACTTGCCGAGGAAACAATGAGTAAAGCAAAGAAGAGCCTGGATACACTCATGGAGATCAGGTCTGTGCTCGAAGCCCTTTCTCCCTCTCTAAATTACCTGGACGAAGCAAGTAAGAAGATAGGCGATGTTATAGAAACTATAAAAGATATCGCCGACCAGACCTCTCTGCTGGCGCTGAATGCGGCAATAGAGGCAGCTAGGGCAGGGGACGCAGGCAGGGGCTTCGCGGTAGTTGCAGGTGAAATCAGGAAGCTTGCCGAGGAGACAAGAAAGTCGGTCGATGCCACTCAACAGATCATCAAGAAGGTCCAAGAAGCCTCCTCCAAGACACTCGACGGGGTCAAGGACCTTTCCTCGAAGATTAACGCCGGCAGCGACGTGATGAAGCAGGGCTCAGAGTCGCTCAAGATGCTTTCTGAATTCACAGTGAGTCAATCAGAGGGAATTACCAAGAGAGCGGGGGCAGTCCAGTCTGCCATGGATATAGTAAGATCGCTGCAGGGCTCAATAAGCGAAGTTGCCGCGGCGGCAGAAGAGAATGCATCCGCGTCGGAAGAGATAACGAGTGCCATAGAAGAGGTGAATGCCTCGCTTGAGGAGAACACCTCGCTGATCGAAGATTACATCAAGAATGCAAAGGGCGAGGAGAGGAAGTAA